The genomic window CCGAGACCCGGACATGCCCCCGGACCTGATGGGTATAGGCGAGACCGAGAAGGATGAAGACCGACAGCAGGTAGCTTGAGAGCTCGACCGTCCCGCTGACAGGGGCGCGCCAGAAGGTCCGCCCCACGACATCTCCGGCCGTCATGAACATCATGGGCAGGAGGAGAAGCATCCCCGCGTGGCAGAGCCAACGGTTGATGCGTTGGATTCCTTCTTTGACGGCTGTCCAGTTCATGAATGGCAACGGATCACGGAGCATCGGGCGGCTGGTAGGCTCAGGCTCAATCCTTCCATTCGCTCGGATAGGCGACGCACTCGACTCCATGTTTGTGGGCTTCTTCAGCGAAGATGTCTACGGCCTTGCGCGCGGGGAGGCCCTTGGCCTCCAATTCGGCCACCCATTTTCTGGTTTCATCCTGAAAGACCTTGAACCAGCGCTGCTCTTCATCCTGCGGAAGCCGGTAGAGGGAAACCCCCTTCTTCTCGATTTCCTTCATCATGGTTCGATAGACTTCCTGATTCAAGCCATGAGTGGTCTTGAAAGGGTTTCCCACGACCTCTTCGATGATCGGCTTCAGATCGTCCGGCGTCTTCTCCCAGCTTCTGCGGTTCATGACGACCCCTTCTGAAACGCACCCGAAGGTGAGGATGACGCCGTGCTGGATGACCTCCGGGAGTTTGAAGGCGAGCACGAGCGGCGGACAGGTGACGAGGCCGTCGATCGCGCCCGTCTCTACTGCCAGATAGACGTCGCCCAGGGGCATGAACACCGGCTCGGCGCCGATGGCGTGGATATAGCGGGTCTGATGACCGCCCGGGGTGCGCAGCCGCAAGCCTTTGCAGTCTTCGAGGGTGCGGATCGGCTTCTTGGTCCACAGAAAGGCCTGGATGCATCCGTTCAATTCCAGGACTTTCACATCGGGGAACTCGTCCTTGAGGATCCTCCGGTAAGTGGCGTTGCCGATCTCGACTCCGACGTCTTTTCCATCGACCCAGGCCGCCAGCGAGAGGACATCGGTCAGGGGGAAGCGCCCGGGCGTCCAGGTGGCCGTGAAATACCCCATGTCGGAGAGCCCCTGGGCGACGATGTCATAGTGTTCGGGGCCGGTGCCGAGGGCTCCGCCTGCGTAAAGGGTGAATGTGATCCTGCCGTTGCTCCGCTTGTTGAGTTCCTCGAGCATAGGCGCCCACACCGTTTTCACCTCACGGCTTGCCGGCGGGTGCCAGGTGCTGAATTTGATGTGGATGCCGTCTTCGGCTACAACTGGAGAGGCGGCCGGGAGACCGAAGAGCAAGATAAAGAGGACGCCAAACAGGATCGAAAGCCGGTTTTTGCGCATGATCCGGATTCTCCCTTCGCATTGACCGTAAGGGTTGAGGCACGGCGGGGTCGCTCCGGCGCTCCCCCGGCGTCAGCCGGCAACCTGCGGTCCGGAGTACGCCGATGGCTGGTGGCCCTTCCGATGTCGAAAAAAACTCGGGCAATGGTGGTTGACGATGGCGGTCTATGCCCCATTATGTGAATCGACCGGATCGCCTTGTCAAGTAAAAAGGCTGGAACCGCCGCTTGGGAAAAGCGCCGGTTCGGCGTCCTCGCGGCCGCCGCCTGCCGGTGCCGATGACGGGCAGCGCGGAGAAACGATCGGGATCATGAGGCCTCTGAGGGTCAATGAGCAATGAAGCCGAGCGTGTCTGTCCGACGGGCGGGGGGAAACGAAGGGGGCAGGGAAGCCGGGGCGCAGCAGACTTACTGCCAGAACGGGAACAGGTGGTGCACCGGTCCATGGCCCTTTCCCAGGCGGTAGGAGACGCCGGCCCGGATGGCGGCATGGATGTATTCTTTGGCCTTCCGGACGGCCTCCGGGATGTCGAGTCCATGGGCCAGGTACGCAGCGGCTGCGGCTGAGAGCGTGCAGCCTGTCCCATGGTTGTTCCGGGTGGCGATGCGCGGGGCCCTGAGTTCGACGAAGCGGTCTTCCTGCTTCAGATACAGGATATCGTTGCTTTCCGGGTCGTTTTCGAGATGGCCCGCCTTCAGCAGCACCGCGGCGCTGCCGAATACGGAAAGCGATTTGGCGGCGGACCGCAGATCCTTCAATTCCTCTTGCACAGTTCCGAGCAGGACCGCCGCTTCCGGAAGGTTGGGGGTGATGATGTCGGCCAGCGGGATAAGCAGGTCCTTGAAGGCCTCCACAGCATCGCCGCGGAGGAGCCGGTGTCCGCTCTGGGAGATCATCACGGTATCCAGGACGATCCGGCGTGCACCATGCTTTTGCAGTCGGCCTGCTACAGCGGCGATCAACTCGGCCGAGTAGAGCATGCCGATCTTGACCGCATCGGCGCCCATGTCGCTGAAGACCGCCTCCAGTTGAGCCTCCACGAATGCGGCGGGAACGGGGTGTATATCCGTGACCCCGAAAGTGTTCTGGGCCGTCAGGGCGGTAATGGCCGACATGCCGTAGCAGCCGAGGGCCGCAAAGGTCTTGAGATCGGCCTGAATGCCGGCGCCGCCGCCGCTGTCGGAGCCGGCTATGGTCAGCGCTTTGCGGTAACTGTGCCGGGTGGTCTCAGAATCCGCCGGGATGGTCGCCATGGGGGTCGCCTGCCTGAAAGTGGTTCCAGCCTGATGCCGTAAAAGGGATGATCCGGCCTTCACGGGTTTCGATTTCGAGACGTCCGGAGCTGTTCATCCGGCCGATGGGGTAAAGGATGCGGCCGAAGAGGCGGCGGTATTCTTTCGCCAGATCCTCTGCCCTGGCGGGGTCCACGGTGCAGACGAGAACGTAGTCCTCGCCGCCTGCAAGGGCGAAGTCGACCGGGTCGAAGCCGAAGCGTTTGCAGAAGGCCGGAAGATGGTCCGAAAAAGGGATCTTCGCCGCCGAAAGCAGCACTCCGAGGCCGCTCGCCTCTGCAATATGACCGAGGTCCGAACTGAGTCCGTCGCTGACATCGATGGCCGCGTGCACGCCGCCGGCGCTTGCGAGGAACCTTCCCTCCCGGATATGAGGGCGCGGCCTCAGATGGGCCTCGATCAGGTCCCGGTCGACCGGCGATTCCGGAGCCGCCTCCTGCAGGATGAGGTGCAGCCCGGCGCGGCTGTCTCCGAGCGGGCCGGTGATGAAAACGATGTCGCCTGTCCTGGCGGTGTGGCGAAAGAGGATCTCCGCTTCCGGTACCTCTCCCGTCACGGCGACGTTGATGACCAGATCCCGGCGCGAACCGGTGGTGTCACCCCCGAGGATATTGACGGAAAAGGCCTGGGCCAGGGATTTCATGCCGTCATAGAGGTGGTCGAGGTAGTTGAGCGGCACCTCTTCAGGGATGGCGATGCTTACGAAGGCTTCCCGCGGGGTTCCGCCCATCGCGGCGATGTCGCTCAAGTTGACGGCCAGAGATTTGTACCCGAGGTCGAAGCCGCTGATCCGGTCACGGATGAAGTGGACCCGTTCGACCAGCAGGTCGGTGGTCAGCAGGGTGATCCGCCCCTCCGCCGTTCGGAAGGCCGCCGCATCGTCGCCGATGCCCTTGAGGACTCCGTCCGGACGGACGAGGCACCCCTGAGTCACCCTGCGGATGAATCCGAACTCTCCGATCTCTTTCAGCCCCATTGCGCCTTAGCCCTTTCGATCGCCGCCCGCAGTCGTCTGGCGGCCGCCTCGGGGTCTTCTGCGGATACGATGGCGGAGACGACCGCCAGGCCGCTCCCGCCGTGCCGGATGACCTCGGCGGCGTTTTCGAGGTTGAGACCCCCGATGCCGACCAGCGGCAGCCGCACAGCCGCCCGGATCGCCGCGAGCCCGCCGAGTCCGAGGGCGGGGGCGGTGTCCGTCTTGGTCGGGGTGGTGAAGATAGGGCTTACCCCGATGTAATCCGCGCCCTCCGCCTCCGCCCGAAGGGCGTCGTCCAGGCTTTCCGCGGAGATTCCGATGAGAGCCTTATCCCCGAGGATCGCTCTTGCCTGAGGAAGCGGCATGTCGGTCTGACCGAGGTGAACCCCGTCGGCCTCGACGGCCAGAGCCACATCCACGCGGTCGTTGATGATGAGGGGGATGCCGTGTTCATGCAGGAGGCTGCGCAGACCGAGCGCCTCCTCGATGAAGGTGCGGGTGGAGCACGTTTTCTCCCTCAGTTGCACGCAGGTCACTCCCCCTCTGACGGCGGCCTCCACTATGGCACGCGTCGGGCGTCCGCGGGCGAGGCTGCGGTCCGTGACGAGGTATAAGGAATAATCGATCTGTTTGATCTGCATGGGGTCATCTCTTGGCTCGAAGGCCGGCGGTACGGGTTTACGCGGTTCGTAGGGTTCGGAACCGGCCGCCGCCCGCCGAGCGGGCCTCCCGGAATGCATGCCGCAATGAAACGAGTCTATGTCAAAGGAAATCCCTTTTGACCCTCTGTCAGGGCTGCTCGAACCGGCACCCGGCAGCCAAGGCCTCCGGGGTCAAGTTGTACAGGGCATCGAGAAAGGCGGTCATAAAACTGCCCGGCCCGTGGCAACTGGAAGCACCGATTTCACCGGCCAGTCCGAAGAAGGCGAGCGCGGTCGCCGCAGCGCTCCACGGATCAGGGTCGACCGCCAGGAACGCCCCGATGGTGACCGTTGCAGCGCAGCCGGTCCCTGTAATGGTCGACATCAGCGGGTGCCCGTTTCCCACCTTGACGGCCCTCACGCCGTCTGTGACGAGGTCCCTCGGGCCGGTGACGGCGAAGACCGCATGCTGGTTCAGAGCCATTTCCTCGACCCTGTCTCCGAGATCTTCGACGGTGTGCAGCGAGTCCACCCCTTTCGTCTTCGAACCGGTCCGGGCCAGGGCGAGGATCTCCGAAGCGTTCCCCCTGATGACGGATGGTTTTGCCGCCTCCATGATTTCCAGGGCGGTCCGGGTTCGGAATTCGGTCGCGCCTGCCCCCACCGGGTCCAGAATGACAGGTTTGTGCAATTCGGCGGCTTTTCTGCCGGCCTTGAGCATCGATGCAATCCAGGGGCCGCTGAGGGTCCCGATGTTCAGAACCAGCGCTCCGGCCAAAGAGACCATTTCCTCCACTTCCTCCTCGGCGTGGGCCATGACCGGACTTGCGCCCATGGCTAGAAGGGTGTTGGCGGTGAAGTTCATCACCACGAAATTGGTGATGCTGTGGACCAGAGGCTTCTGGTCCCGGACGGATGTCAGATTGCGAACCGCCTTTTCCCTTAACGTGTCGAGCATGCTCAAACCCCCGAAAGATGACCCATGAAAAAAGCCGCAACCCATCGCGCGGGAAGCGGCCTCCTGGTCCATTCAAATGAATGGAACCTTCCTTCTTATCCCTACGCTGG from Desulfatiglans anilini DSM 4660 includes these protein-coding regions:
- a CDS encoding TRAP transporter substrate-binding protein; its protein translation is MRKNRLSILFGVLFILLFGLPAASPVVAEDGIHIKFSTWHPPASREVKTVWAPMLEELNKRSNGRITFTLYAGGALGTGPEHYDIVAQGLSDMGYFTATWTPGRFPLTDVLSLAAWVDGKDVGVEIGNATYRRILKDEFPDVKVLELNGCIQAFLWTKKPIRTLEDCKGLRLRTPGGHQTRYIHAIGAEPVFMPLGDVYLAVETGAIDGLVTCPPLVLAFKLPEVIQHGVILTFGCVSEGVVMNRRSWEKTPDDLKPIIEEVVGNPFKTTHGLNQEVYRTMMKEIEKKGVSLYRLPQDEEQRWFKVFQDETRKWVAELEAKGLPARKAVDIFAEEAHKHGVECVAYPSEWKD
- the thiD gene encoding bifunctional hydroxymethylpyrimidine kinase/phosphomethylpyrimidine kinase; translation: MATIPADSETTRHSYRKALTIAGSDSGGGAGIQADLKTFAALGCYGMSAITALTAQNTFGVTDIHPVPAAFVEAQLEAVFSDMGADAVKIGMLYSAELIAAVAGRLQKHGARRIVLDTVMISQSGHRLLRGDAVEAFKDLLIPLADIITPNLPEAAVLLGTVQEELKDLRSAAKSLSVFGSAAVLLKAGHLENDPESNDILYLKQEDRFVELRAPRIATRNNHGTGCTLSAAAAAYLAHGLDIPEAVRKAKEYIHAAIRAGVSYRLGKGHGPVHHLFPFWQ
- the thiL gene encoding thiamine-phosphate kinase; translated protein: MGLKEIGEFGFIRRVTQGCLVRPDGVLKGIGDDAAAFRTAEGRITLLTTDLLVERVHFIRDRISGFDLGYKSLAVNLSDIAAMGGTPREAFVSIAIPEEVPLNYLDHLYDGMKSLAQAFSVNILGGDTTGSRRDLVINVAVTGEVPEAEILFRHTARTGDIVFITGPLGDSRAGLHLILQEAAPESPVDRDLIEAHLRPRPHIREGRFLASAGGVHAAIDVSDGLSSDLGHIAEASGLGVLLSAAKIPFSDHLPAFCKRFGFDPVDFALAGGEDYVLVCTVDPARAEDLAKEYRRLFGRILYPIGRMNSSGRLEIETREGRIIPFTASGWNHFQAGDPHGDHPGGF
- the thiE gene encoding thiamine phosphate synthase; the protein is MQIKQIDYSLYLVTDRSLARGRPTRAIVEAAVRGGVTCVQLREKTCSTRTFIEEALGLRSLLHEHGIPLIINDRVDVALAVEADGVHLGQTDMPLPQARAILGDKALIGISAESLDDALRAEAEGADYIGVSPIFTTPTKTDTAPALGLGGLAAIRAAVRLPLVGIGGLNLENAAEVIRHGGSGLAVVSAIVSAEDPEAAARRLRAAIERAKAQWG
- the thiM gene encoding hydroxyethylthiazole kinase, which translates into the protein MLDTLREKAVRNLTSVRDQKPLVHSITNFVVMNFTANTLLAMGASPVMAHAEEEVEEMVSLAGALVLNIGTLSGPWIASMLKAGRKAAELHKPVILDPVGAGATEFRTRTALEIMEAAKPSVIRGNASEILALARTGSKTKGVDSLHTVEDLGDRVEEMALNQHAVFAVTGPRDLVTDGVRAVKVGNGHPLMSTITGTGCAATVTIGAFLAVDPDPWSAAATALAFFGLAGEIGASSCHGPGSFMTAFLDALYNLTPEALAAGCRFEQP